The Misgurnus anguillicaudatus chromosome 23, ASM2758022v2, whole genome shotgun sequence sequence ACGTAGACATCATTAATAACGTCGACTAGGAAAATACGTCATTATGAAACACTGAATGATCTCatttttatttagaagttacAATTAACGATGAATGTGTGTATACATAAATGTGGCTAATTTTGTGTACAGACGTTGATGCGTAGACACCtaattaaataaacacaaaggaaagcttttttaaaataaaagtcacATTATTATGAAACGCCGaattatctcatttttgtttAGATGTTACATTTAACGACGAATGTGTGTATACGTAAATGCGGCTAATTTTGTGTACAGACGTTGACACCTAATTAAATAAACCCCAAGGAtagctttttcaaaataaaagtcatatCCAGCAATGTTGCTACTATGATTGGTAGCAGGCTGCAACGACACCATTTATTACGTCAGCTAGGAAATACGTCAACGTGGCACATTATTATGAAACGCTGAATGGTCTAATTTTGTTTAGAAGTTACATTTAACGATGAACGTATGTATACgtaaatgtgtacattttgtGTACAGATGTTGACGCGTAGACGCCTAAATAAATACACCTCAAAGAAagctttttcaaaataaaatacatccagcAATGTAGCTTCGCCTCCTATGATTGGTAGCAGGGCTGCAACGTTACATAGACACCATTAATTACGTTGACTAGGAAAACACGTCAACATGACACATTATTATGAAATGCTGAATCGTCTTATTTTTGTTTAGACATTACTTGTCACGATGAACGCTTGTATACGTAAATGCGGCAAATTTTGTGTACAGATGTTGACGAGTAgatgtaatttaaataaaccccaaagttagctttttcaaaataaaagtcacatCAAGCAATGCCGCATCactgaattcattgaattacataaatacaggagcagcatagagaggactctcgcggctgtagacggtaatgattTCCCTTGgttaatatgaaataatttttacgtATAAGtcacacctgactataagttccaggacccgccagactatgaaaaaagtgcgaCTTGTGGTCCAGAAAATACGGTAGATTAGTCAACTAAACTGAAAAATAATCGATAGATTAGTCAACTAATCGAATAATAATCTATAGATTAATcagccaaaaataaaaaataaatcattagcTGCAGCCCTAGTTAGTAGTACTCATTTACGCTAAACTGCAGCATAgaacaaaataaagtaatttgatATCTGAATCCCTATTGGCAAACTGGTCACTTGAAGTCAACTTTGTTGCATTGTCCAAGTCTGTTATTCATGTTGCTTCAAATTCCACAACAAATCTGACCTCTGGTTACATTGTTGATGCAAGCTGTGTCAACATACCCTCAGTGGATTCTCGTTGAGGTATGGTGGTTCTCCCTCCACCATCTCGATAGCCATGATGCCCAGGGACCAGATATCGACTTTGGGTCCGTAGGCCTTGCGGGTCACAACCTCAGGAGCCATCCAATACGGCGTGCCCACCATAGTGCTTCTCTTATTCTGTTCTGGAGTGATCTGAGCACAAAAGCCAAAGTCCGCTGCAAAGGAGATAAAATAAAAGTCGGGTTAGAAGTGGGATGATATATCGGACATCTATAAACCTGAGAAAGCAGGAGTTGGATGATATTGAAtgtcacatttttttcttgtccACCATGCTAAACTTTAACCATCTGTGTATGCTTCAATGTGATCCAACAAAAGGTTTACTGTGTAGATCTGAGAACATACTGAGTTTGACAGAACCGTCCATTCCAAGCAGCACATTGTCGCTCTTGATGTCTCGATGAATGACTTGATTAGCGTGCAGAAATTCCAGAGCTTGCAGACACTGCCAGATAACAGACAAAGAGGAAGTTCATTAGTTAAGTGACGCGCTAACTTCCTATAACACGTTTGAGGCTATATTTAGTATGTACGTGCGTGCAATTCACCAGAATTAGCTCATTTAGCCAAAACGTTCACCCTAAGCTCcagtgtttattttaaaggaGAATGTTTTGAACAAACCTCTCTGCACACGGCTGCGATCTGAGCCTCGTCCATGCACGTCTCTGTTACAACGTCTGTGAGCGAGCCACCAGCCAAATACTCCATTACTACAAACAGCTCCTCCCCTACCAAAAAACTGTACCAGACATGTGGTTAACACCTTGTGCCCACAGGGTATCGATGATACAGCAAAGTGTTTCATTGGCACATCAGTCTCAAGTTAGTCAACATGAAATTGCACTTTGCAGCAGTTGTAACgtgacatttaaattacatatacAGTAGGAAATGAAAATGAGGGGCAGGGTTTAAATTTCTCCACTGTGAATTGATTGGATGATAAAAGTGGGCATGTCTTGCCAGAATGAGTTTGAGCTTAATATAAAAGATTATTTTTGGAtttcatgttttattatttaataaaagttgTTACCTGTCTAAGAAGTTGACAATGTTTGGATTCTTTAACTCCTTCATCACAAGTATTTCGTTGATAATCAGCTCTTTCTTGGGCTGTTTTTGGAGGTTGATCTGTTTGATCGCCACctaaaaagacagacagacattcaGATGAGAATAGGTGCCATGTATTTTAATACGATCTCCATTTCTCTTTTTCATTACCTCCTGTCCAGTGGCAACGTCTATGGCAGTGAACACTGTTCCTGAAGCTCTGTGGAAACACAATTTATTGTGATATCAACTGTGGTGTTTGCTAAGTCAAGCATCAATGACACTCAGGGTTAAACTTAAATCTGTAAACCTAAATAGTAGTACATTTAGTAGAGTAGAGCATAAAATGATTTAGATATCTATTTTAAAACCGTGTCATCTCTAAAACCAGCATTTACCCACCCTTGGCCAATCTTCTCGTATCGAGTATACTTCTTTTTTGGATCTCCAATGCTGACTATAGTTCCTGTGAGAACAAAGAAAGCGCACACATATAGTTTGAGAAGTGAAACTACAGAAAAAAACATCTCTGATGCAGTTGTGCGGTGACGTACTGAGCTTGTCCATGATCTCCTCGTCTGTCATCTTGCCCTTTTTGGGTCTCTGTCGATCTGTGGCCTTCGACGCGACTTCGCTATCCGGAGACGTCACGGGTGGCGGGAGGGGGTCAATTACAGATGGTCGAGTATACATCTGAAAAAACACAGAGACATGTTAAGCATGGTGTACAGTTTGTTATTTAAGTGTATGAGAATGTATGTGCACAATTTATTTGACACACACGTCATACGGGGCATGTACATTGCGACAAAATTAAatacatacactgcaaaaaattatttccaGGAAAAAAATTCCCAGCATTCTTGtcctgttttcagtaaaaatatcaaaaaattcttaaattaagatgctttttcatgatgagcaaaacgacccaagaaaatacgtctagtttttagatcaaaaatatcaaatttaagtgattttgtgcataaaacaagcaaaaaaaatctgccaatgggttaagcaaaaaatctttaacatttttcttgaacactaaattcaagaaaaattcaagaaaaaattacttaccccattggcagatttttttggcttgttttatacataaaatcatttacattttatatttttggtctgaaAACTAGACCTATTATTTCttgagtcgttttgctcatcaagaaaagcatctcAACCTAAGAAAttcttgatatttttaatgaaaacaagacaaaaacactaagaaaatttttctttaaaataattttttgcagtgtactacattcactgcaaaaaatgactttgtcacttagtatttttgtcttgttttcagtagaaatatctaaaaattcttaaattaagatgctttttcttgatgagcaaaatgacctaagtaaatagttttaagacaaataatatacaatttaagtgaaattgtccttaaaacaagcaaaattatctgccaatgaggtgagaaaaaaaattatgaaataagatttcttttttcttaaacacttaattcaagtaaaattttctcaccccattggcagttatttttgcttgttttaagcacaaattcactaaaaactagtattattttctatgtcattttgctcatcaagaaaatacatcttgatttaagaatttctcagatatttctactgaaaacaagacaaaaatactaagtaagaaagtcatttttgcagtgttctcCTCTTTACTCATGTCCGGTTGCTAAAAGCAGGCGGTGCACATACAGTGAGCACGTACTATtctaatgacaaaatttgcatcaCGCGCACTACACGGACCATCGCGTATTCGTAAAAACGGAACTTTACTTGTAGCTTTAGACATCAAACTAAGGGTAAGGTTACACAACAACGTTGTAGTTAAAATTTATTTAGATTGTCCTTGgtgtttttataaaattttacaCAACATTGTCCAAAAGAGTTACACAGATCCCCAAAAAACGACTTATTACATGTGCccggccagtagatggcgatgttactatgtaaaaaaacacaacacgGCCGTGCACATACACATTCCTCTACAAAACGATAAATACAATCAATTGAGATGGTGAAAGCATCAAGCAGATTTGTTTGCGATGGCGGATGAGGTAAGTTTTTTACTACAAGTGACCCTGGACTATAAAGAGCCAAAATTTTGTAAGCGTTAATAAACTCAATATCTTaagcagcacaaacacagtcctgtaggccggcattgttgttttggttatacTCACACATGCCTATAGACTGAATTAACACAGACACATGACGTAATCTTTATCACATATTTGCGTTTTTGTAGTTTATGCGAAGGTGCCAAAAAATTGCACTTTGAAAACCCCGAGAAGGCATTGGCTTTTAAGCCAAACCGCATAAAAATTTTCAAATTtttggatgaaagcattgtGTAAACATGTTGAAGAAATGGTATTTAGTTTACATGTTAGCTTTGACACAACATTTCATTTTCGCtttactttctttttttttaaacgccaTGCCAACTTCTATGGCTATATTTATGGCGAGAATAAAGTCTAATTATATAAATTTGGACTAGAAAAAAAATCGTAGTACTATGTTTGGATTAACTtgataaaaaacatatttctcACAGGGATATGTGCGCTTTACTATTCATTGTATAGAAAACATACAATATtcttttatgattttttatatttcttatttGTGTGTTTCACAATGAAACAACAGCATGTTGGTTTGgtaaatgcatgtaaatataacaaaatgtttattttcaagtcagctattcctttaatgtgACTAATGGTTTCTTACACTCTTGGTGTGTTCTGGTCTGGGTGCGACAACAGGTGGTGGCGCCTCCTCGTCATCATCTTCCTCATCATCGTCAGCAGCAGTTTTGATTGGAGATGAAGGCTCTGGTGTCTTCTTAACAGGCGATTGTTCAAGACAACCAGAATGAGTTTGTTTGAAACAGTTTGTCCTTCTGTCAATCTTTAGGTTTAGATACATACCGATTGTTCACCAGAGGGAAATCCATCCTTATCTGTAGAAAAATCAAGCATGAGTCACTTGATACTTCTGCATTATCTCACAGGATATTAGATGTTATGTTAACATCAAAACAGTTCAGACCTGAAGAGAAGCTGAGGTACTTTTGCCGCCCGTTTCCTGTGGAGTCATAGAACTTGAGGACATCTAGAACAGCTTGAGGGTTCTTCTTCTGCTCGGACTTGGTGATGTTGGAGGTCTGCAGTAACCTCGCCCACTGCTCTGGCATTCCCTAAAAAAACACATACCAGCAAAAGCATTGCATTACATGACGTTACTAGGCTACATACCAAATTTAAATAGACGGTTACATAATATAAAAGCAAGTTTGTGTAATAAGAATGGATTAATGTGTCGTTTTTGCTTTCGAATAGCATAGATTGAAAATATTTGCCATTTATGTTGATTACCACATTATAACAATGATTATCagcaataaatatataaactaaaTACAACAATAACTGTATAGCTTGTATGAAAATGATTAAGCATGgataacaaaataaacatgcaaatatattagggctgggcgatactGACCGAAATTCATATCTCGGTAATTTTGTGACGAAATACGGTATACACTACGGTTGTAACAATACATCGTTATTGATCGATGCATcgcacagtaaaaaaaaaaaaaaacgatgccACGCACAAAATATAGAtgtgcatttattttgacactctTGCGTCCTCATTCATTTGACGTAACGTCCATTTACGCGCTTCCgccaaataacacatttttatttattttcatgtacTAGTGTCAGCAAATTAATGCAATCCCGCAACAAAAGGGTTGTAGCAACGAAAACAGTGAAAGAGACAAAAGACGTTGAGACTGCTATCGGACGCAAATCGTgggtttggaaatattttgtatttggaaAATGGACTGGACAAACAGATTGGCAGAAAACCTTTGACTGTTGCCATCATACGTTTAATTTTATGTGACACATTTTACCTTActatttatttttctgttttaaaaaaaatatttttcttagtGTGTTGTTGTAAATGTCAACAAAAAATTGGGACATAGATTGTGCAATTTTCAAAGAGTTCAATTTAACATTTATGttatatacagggttcccacaccttcgttaacttcaaattcaaagaccattcaaggactttccaggtacaataccctcaaattcaaggactacatgtggggacacattttaagtagGAGCAAAGTTACAGCGTGTTACCTTTTTAAGATAcactgttacagttccctttcgagggaattcgcgctgcatcactgcggtgatgctttggggacgcctcctggggtaagtgcgtctaaatgtgtatatcaaattcaaccaatggtgaggcttaacgacaaagaccgGGTGATgcgagagccaggaagtatatcgctatctgaaatattgccaaagacggcgttacagggacgcaggaagtatgagaAAGAAGACACAGCGTCtagttcccttctcagggaacaacagttacatacgtaacccgagatgtttgcatgtgtcaaacacaactattttggtatgaatcaacattcgcaaacagaagatataagcatttaaagcgaacggtttagcacgtgtgcttaaaaagtctagaatttttatgatattatcctacactacacaggaaataatatggattttttccagaaaacatcttgcatgaaatagattcaagcactttcaattctatgtatgtatattttcaaaaacttcccaggaccTTGAATTATTTTCCCCACTTTCAacgatttcaagga is a genomic window containing:
- the pak2b gene encoding serine/threonine-protein kinase PAK 2b isoform X2, whose product is MSSTIFSGGGKDHALSANHSSKPLPSVPEERKPRNKIISIFSGAEKGGRRKDRDKERPEISPPSDFEHTIHVGFDAVTGEFTGMPEQWARLLQTSNITKSEQKKNPQAVLDVLKFYDSTGNGRQKYLSFSSDKDGFPSGEQSPVKKTPEPSSPIKTAADDDEEDDDEEAPPPVVAPRPEHTKSMYTRPSVIDPLPPPVTSPDSEVASKATDRQRPKKGKMTDEEIMDKLRTIVSIGDPKKKYTRYEKIGQGASGTVFTAIDVATGQEVAIKQINLQKQPKKELIINEILVMKELKNPNIVNFLDSFLVGEELFVVMEYLAGGSLTDVVTETCMDEAQIAAVCRECLQALEFLHANQVIHRDIKSDNVLLGMDGSVKLTDFGFCAQITPEQNKRSTMVGTPYWMAPEVVTRKAYGPKVDIWSLGIMAIEMVEGEPPYLNENPLRALYLIATNGTPELQSPEKLSPIFRDFLGRCLEMDVEKRGGSKELLQHPFLKLAKPLSSLTPLILAAKDAMKNNR
- the pak2b gene encoding serine/threonine-protein kinase PAK 2b isoform X1 is translated as MCDNGDVEDKPPAPPVRMSSTIFSGGGKDHALSANHSSKPLPSVPEERKPRNKIISIFSGAEKGGRRKDRDKERPEISPPSDFEHTIHVGFDAVTGEFTGMPEQWARLLQTSNITKSEQKKNPQAVLDVLKFYDSTGNGRQKYLSFSSDKDGFPSGEQSPVKKTPEPSSPIKTAADDDEEDDDEEAPPPVVAPRPEHTKSMYTRPSVIDPLPPPVTSPDSEVASKATDRQRPKKGKMTDEEIMDKLRTIVSIGDPKKKYTRYEKIGQGASGTVFTAIDVATGQEVAIKQINLQKQPKKELIINEILVMKELKNPNIVNFLDSFLVGEELFVVMEYLAGGSLTDVVTETCMDEAQIAAVCRECLQALEFLHANQVIHRDIKSDNVLLGMDGSVKLTDFGFCAQITPEQNKRSTMVGTPYWMAPEVVTRKAYGPKVDIWSLGIMAIEMVEGEPPYLNENPLRALYLIATNGTPELQSPEKLSPIFRDFLGRCLEMDVEKRGGSKELLQHPFLKLAKPLSSLTPLILAAKDAMKNNR